The DNA window CGGCATGAACAGCGGTGAGTACGTGACCGTCAGCGGCATCACCGGCACGGTAGAGCGCATGACCATCCGTTCCATCGGGCTGCGTGATGACTATGGCGTGTACCATATCGTGCCCTACTCTTCGATCACCACGCTGGCAAACTACGCGCGCGAGTTCGGCATTTACCGCGCCGAATACACGGTGAGCCGCGATGAAGACATTGACCACGTTACCGAAGTGCTGCAGCAGGCGGTGGCGGCGCTGCAACACGATGACGGCGTGCGGGCCTTTCTGATCGGCGAACCGGCCTTCAGCGGCGTGGTGGCGTTGGCTGACCGTTCATTTACCATTCGGATCACCGTGCGTACCCAGGCGCTGAAGCAATGGGCGGTGCAGTATGCGCTGGACAGGCTGGTGAAGATTCATTTTGAACAAGCCGGCATTGCCATGCCGCAGCAGGCGGTGCAGCTTTCCTACGCTTCGCAGAAGGATGCCGCGGCGGGAGAGCGCCCGGAAGGGGATGATGAGCAAGAGCAACACAAGAGATAAGGCGTAGGCGCCGGCGGCTGGTGTTAACGCCATGCCGTTCACGCTGCCGCCGCCGTATTAAAACGCGCTTATGCCGCCGCCCAACGCGCAGCGGCCCACTCGGCCTGCTGCTGAGGCGACTGGAAGGTCCAGGCCACAAAACGGCTGATCTTCTGCCCCTGCGCCATTTCAACGGTCCGCACCTCAACTGCCCCGGCCTGCTGCAACGCCTGATAAATCAGCGGCAACGTGGTGCTTTTTGAAATCAGCGAAGTAAACCACAAACAGTTGTCCGCTTTGGCAACGCTTTCCGCCACCATCTGGCAAACGAAAGCCGCTTCACCGCCTTCACACCACAGCTCATTATTTTTGCCGCCGAAATTCTGCACCGGCGTTTCGCCCACTTCGCCTTTGCCCAACTTATGCAGTTTGCGGCGGGTGCTGGCCGTGGCCTCCTGCGCCGAGCCATGGAACGGCGGGTTACACAGCGTGGCATCAAAGCGCTCCGCCACGCCGATAATGCCCTGGAAGATCGCCGCCGGCTGTTTCTGTTGGCGCAGGCGCACGCTGTTACGCAGGGTCGGGTTCATGGTGACGATCATTTTGGCCGCGTTTAATGATACTGGATCGTTCTCCGAGCCGGTAAAACGCCAGCCATAATCGTGCTGGCCGATGATCGGGTAAATACAGTTGGCCCCCACGCCAATGTCCAGGATCGCCACGTTCTTGCCGCGAGGGATCGCGCCGCCGTTAGCGCTTGCCAACAGATCCGCCAAATGGTGCAGATAATCAGCGCGGCCGGGGATCGGCGGGCACAGGTAGCCTGCCGGGATATCCCAATGCGCAATGCCGTAAAAGTGCTGCAACAGCGCCCGGTTAAGCATTTTCACCGCCGCCGGATCGGCAAAATCCACAGATTCATCCCCCCAGGCATTGGGCGCGACAAACGGCGCCAACGCCGGGCAACTGGCGATCAGGGCGGGAAAATCATAGCGGGAACGATGGCGGTTGCGCGGATGCAGGCCGCTTTTTTGTTGTGGGAAGGTCTTTTTCTTTTGCACCGTGACGGGCTCTCTGATAACCATTTCTGCGGCGTAAGATAACATAAAGCACGCGGCAACTTGCACAATGCGGCGCATCAGCCAGAATATATAGCCTGGTTTCCCCCGTTATCAGGCCGCTTATGAGCAGTGAATCCCATTACTATTATGAACCCGCGCAGGGCCACGGCCTGCCGCATGATCCGCTGAACGCCATCATCGGCCCACGCCCGATCGGCTGGATATCGTCCGTCAGCGCCGCCAGCCAGCGCAATCTGGCCCCTTACAGTTTCTTCAACTGTTTCAACTATCATCCGCCTATCATCGGTTTTGCCAGCTGCGGCTGGAAAGACAGCGTGGCCAATATTCATGAAACCGGCGAGTTTATCTGGAACCTGGCAACCCGCCCGTTGGCCGAAGCGATGAACAACAGTTCCGCCAGCCTGCCGCGCGATCGCGACGAGTTCGCCTTTGCCGGCCTGACCCCATTGCCAGGGCGCAAAGTGCGGGTAGACCGCGTGGCGGAAAGCCCGGTCAACTTCGAATGCCGGCTGACGCAGTGCATTCAGTTGCAAACGGCGGCGGGCGAGAACGTGGACACCTGGCTGGTGTTGGGGGAAGTGGTTGCCGTGCATATCGCCGGCAACCTGCTGGATGAACAGGGTATTTACCAGACGGCGGCGGCGCAGCCGATTCTGCGCGCCGGCGGCCCGACGGCCTATTATGGCATTTCCGAGCAACAACGTTTCGATCTGGTGCGCCCGGACGCACGCGGATAATACGCCCCGGCGGGGCGTAGGCAGTGCCCCGCCATCGGCCGCCGGTATTTACAGGCGAGCTTC is part of the Gibbsiella quercinecans genome and encodes:
- the rlmF gene encoding 23S rRNA (adenine(1618)-N(6))-methyltransferase RlmF — protein: MQKKKTFPQQKSGLHPRNRHRSRYDFPALIASCPALAPFVAPNAWGDESVDFADPAAVKMLNRALLQHFYGIAHWDIPAGYLCPPIPGRADYLHHLADLLASANGGAIPRGKNVAILDIGVGANCIYPIIGQHDYGWRFTGSENDPVSLNAAKMIVTMNPTLRNSVRLRQQKQPAAIFQGIIGVAERFDATLCNPPFHGSAQEATASTRRKLHKLGKGEVGETPVQNFGGKNNELWCEGGEAAFVCQMVAESVAKADNCLWFTSLISKSTTLPLIYQALQQAGAVEVRTVEMAQGQKISRFVAWTFQSPQQQAEWAAARWAAA
- a CDS encoding flavin reductase family protein codes for the protein MSSESHYYYEPAQGHGLPHDPLNAIIGPRPIGWISSVSAASQRNLAPYSFFNCFNYHPPIIGFASCGWKDSVANIHETGEFIWNLATRPLAEAMNNSSASLPRDRDEFAFAGLTPLPGRKVRVDRVAESPVNFECRLTQCIQLQTAAGENVDTWLVLGEVVAVHIAGNLLDEQGIYQTAAAQPILRAGGPTAYYGISEQQRFDLVRPDARG